ACTTCTTTTAAATTAGCTCCTCTTGAGCATAAAAGCGAAACAGCCGTAAAAGAGCCGGAGAAGATTTGGTTAGACCATTTTTCAAAAACTGAAAAATCCGGATATTTCTATCCCGTAAATGAGGTTTTGATTCAAGTTGATTTAAATGAGAAAATAGCAAATAGTACCGTATACAAACTCTCAGCTCCACTGTTGGATCCATATCAGCTCTTCTGCTTAAAAGAGGAACTAAAACGACATCAATTAGAATATTATCTTAAAAAAGATAAGAGTGGGACGGAGTTGCTCATTTACTCAAAAGACAGAGATAAGTTAAACTCTCTTGTCGAAGTGTTAAAAAATTATCAAATTTCAGCCAATGTCGGGCTATACAAAGAGGATATATAATGCAAAAACATACCATAGTAGTTTGTGACCATATACATGAAGCAGGTTTAGAGATGCTTCGCAATGACGAAAGCATAAATTTTATAATGGCAGCCGATGAAGATAAGGTAAAACTTTTAGATATCATCGAAAAAGCTGATGTTGCGATTACAAGAAGTTCAACAGATGTTGATGACAAATTTATTGCGCATGCTAAAAATATGAAAGCAATAGTTCGTGCAGGTGTCGGTGTCGACAATGTTGATATTCCCGGATGCTCAAAAGAAGGGATAATTGTAATGAATGTTCCGACTGCAAATACTATTGCTGCCGTTGAACTTACGATGGCGCATATGCTATCTTGTATGAGAATGTTTCCGTATTCACACAACCACTTAAAAGAGCAAAGAGTCTGGAAAAGAGAAGACTGGTACGGATATGAGTTAAAGGGTAAAAAGCTCGGAGTAATCGGTTTTGGTAACATAGGGAGCCGCGTAGCAAAAAGAGCTCAATCATTTGAGATGGATATTGTTGCTTACGACCCGTATATCAATCCGTCAAAAGTTACCGACCTCAATATGGTCTACACTAAAAATTTTGAAGATATTTTAGCGTGTGATATTATCACTATTCATACGCCTAAAAATAAAGAGACTGTTAATATAATAAATAGTGCAGAGATTGCCAAGATGAAAGACGGCGTAGTTCTAATCAACTGTGCAAGAGGCGGTCTTTATAACGAAGAAGCACTATATACAGGTTTAAAAAGCGGTAAAATCCGTTTTGCAGGTATTGATGTTTTTGTAAAAGAGCCTGCAACAAACAATCCGCTTCTTGATCTTGATAATGTAACGGTTTCTCCTCATTTAGGGGCAAATACTTATGAATCTCAATACAATATCGGAGTTCAAGCTGCAGCAAATGCTATAGCTGCCGCAAAAGGCATTTCATATGCACATGCTATGAATCTGCCTATTGACGAGAGTAAAATACCCTCTTTTGTCAAGCCGTTTTTAGAAATGGGGCAAAAAATCGGTTTCTTGGAGTCTCAGCTTAATAAATCTCAAATTGTTGCTATAAAAGTTAGCGGACAAGGCGAGATAGCTAAATATGTCGATTCACTTGCTACTTTTGTAGCGGTTGGCGCAATGAGCCAAATCAGCGATGATACGATTAACTATGTAAATGCTGATTTTATTGCAAAAGAGAAAGGTATTAAAATAGAGTTTGAAGCTCTAAACGATTCATCTGTTTATAAAAATTTAATCACTATAAAGTTGACTACTGCAGAGGGCGGTACTACAACTATTAGTGCTACAATTTTTGATGATAATATTTTTAGAATTGTTTCAATCGACGGGTTTGATATTGAAGTTGCAATTAAAGGCGATATGATAATACTTAAAAATCAAGATGTTCCGGGTGTTATCGGAAATATCGGTACGACTTTAGCAAAACATAATGTAAATATTGCGGATTTTTCACTGGCTAGAAATGATAAAAAACAAGCGCTTGCGGTTATCTTGGTTGATAGCATTATAAGCGATGCTACTTTAAGTGAGCTTCTAAAAATTGATGCTTGTTCAAGCGTTCAGTACGCTAGACTTTAATACTCTTCAATTAGCTTAGACCCTGAATCAAGTTCAGGGTGACGGCAGTTTGTCACTAGACTTTCATGACCTAGATTGCCGCGCTACGCTCGCAATGACAATGTGGCTTACATGACTGTCCACTGCGAACGGCACACCGTCATTGAGATTGCCGCGCTACGCTCGCAATGACAAGTGAAGCAATCTGTTCTTTAGTCGATATGCTCCACACCTGCAGTCCCACATGAAACTGCATAAAGCTTACTCATTTATCTAAACTAAAATGTCTCTCTAAATCCGCATTATATAAAAGTATAGGAACGACTATCAAAGATGCAACTACTGCCGCAATCGTTCCAAATATAAGAGCGACTCCAAGACCGCCAAATACTGCATCTCCCGCCAAAAGCGTTGAAGCCAGTATTATCGCTGCAGCAGTTAAGAAAATAGGTTTTGCACGCGTTGCCGTTGCATAAGCAATAGCTTCTGCTTTGTCCATTTTGCCGTCTTTCATTAAAGAAGCGGTAAAGTCGATTAAAAGAAGCGAATTTCTTGAACTTATCCCTATAAGGGCGATAAAACCTATAAGCGAAGTAGCCGTTAAGAAAAATGTATCCGTACTAAAGAGATCCATAATCCAGTGTCCTACGATAACACCGATAATAGATAAAAACGAGCCTAAAAGTATAATTCCGCTTAGCGTATAGCTTTTATAGTAGATTACCATTAATAAAAATATAAGTACAAGCGCAGCAATAAAAGCAGCACCTAACTCTACAAAAGTATCAAGCGTTACTTTCATCTCTCCATCCCAATTTAATTTATATGCATTTTTAGAGTTTTTGTCGGTAAGTATAAGGTTAAATAGCCCGATTTTTTTAATATCGTATCTGTCGCTAAATGTATCTAAGATTGCATTTCTCGCCTCCATAAGAGGGTACACCTGTGAAACCATATCGGTCTCTGCCATAACATTTGTCATTCGATGGAGATTTTTGCTCATAATCATAGGATTTGATTTTTTAGGCACGATTTTTACCAGCTCCGTAATGGATGTCATCATCCCCGTATGACTCATAAGTTTTAGTGATGAGAGTTTTGCTTTTATAGCATTTATATCTTTTGATGAAAACTTTTTTGACTCAAGACTAAGCGAGAGATATATAGGAATTTGATCATTAACTACATCAGAGTTTTTAACGGCAATCTGCATACCCTCAAATGCCAAGTAGAGGATGTCGTTTAACTGCTTTACATCTACGCCGGATAGTGCAACTTTTATGCTGTCGACCTCGACTTCTATTTTGTCGTAAATTTCATCTTGCATGACTTCTATATCTACTAAGCCCTTAGTATTTTTAAATACGCTCTCAACCCTAGATGATAATTCTCTCATACCCTCTATATCGTCTCCGTATACTTCTGCTACTATTGCTGCTAAAACAGGAGGTCCTGCCGGAGGCTCTACAAATGAAATTGTTGTTTTATCTTGCAATGAAGCACACTTTTGTACAATATCCGGTCTCATTCTTTGCACCATTAAGTACGATGGTTCGCCTCTATGATGTTTTTTTGATAGATTTACTACGATTTCGGCTACATTTTCAGAATTTTTAAAGTGCGAACCTTTGATAAGTCCCGCAAAATCAAGAGGTGCTCCCATACCTAAAAATACTTCAAAATCTTCGACTTCTTTCTCTTTTTTGATAAATTCGCCTACGCACTCCGTCACTTCTTTTGTCTGCTCTATCGAGCTTCCTTCGGCTAATGTCGTATAAATCGTAAAAGTGTCGTTGTTTTTACCAGGCAGCATTTTTGCTAAAACCATTTTGCTAGGAGCTATCATCAGCACCGATAAAACAAAGGCAGCGAAAGTTGCCCCAAGGATTATATTTCTCTTGGCAGGACTCTGGATACCGTTAAAAACGGCATTTTGAAATTTTTTAAACATTAATGTTTCTCCTTGTCATGGAAAACCGGTTTTTTCAACATTCTAGCCGCTAAATAGGGTGTAAAAATGTACGCTACAAAAAGCGAAGCGATAAGAGCAACAGGGACATTCGCCGGAATGGGTTTCATAAACTGCCCCATCATCTGTCCGACAAAAGCCATAGGTACCATAGTCATAATAATTGCTAAAGTTGCAATATTTGTAGGCGGTCCGATCTCATCAGTCGCTTCAACCATAATATCATCTACACTTTTGTTCGCAGACTCTTTTGAATGGAAATGTCTATGGATATTTTCAATTACGATAATTGCCGCATCGACCAAAAGCCCGAGTGAGAGCAAGAATGCAAAGAGGGTTATACGATTTATGGTCTGTCCGGTGAGATAAGCGACAAAAAGCGTAATAGCAAGAATTGCAGGAACGGTAAATGTAACTATAAGAGACTCTCTCCATCCAAGAACTAAAACAAGCAGTATGGCAATAATTACGATAGATAAAAGAAGATGGTAAACCAACTCGTTAACGGCTTCATTTGCCCTCTCACCGTCATTTCTCGTAATAGAGTAGTTAATTCCGTTGTTATGCAGGTACTCTTTATAACTCTCTAGTTCCGTTTTAACGGCATTTGCTATAACTACCGCATTTGTGCCTTGAAGCTTTGATACGGTAAGTGTTACCTGATTTTGCAGAGGCGAAAAATTTCCGCTTTCATCTTTTTTGCTGATAGTTGCAGACTTAAAGTTTTGTATATCGTGCGAGTATGCAATTTTTGCAACTTGTTTTAAGTAAATCGGTGAACCCATATATTGCGCAACAATGATATTACCGATATCTTCAGCGCTCTCTATCGCATTTTTAACACCCAGCATAATTATCTCATTATCTTTAGTTCTGTTTTTAACGGCGGGAACGCTGTATGAGAGTGATTGAACCCCTTGGACTATCTGACCCATAGATATATTGTAACCTGAGAGTTTGTTTAGGTCTACTTCAACATTGAATTGATGTTTGTTTCCGCCTTTTAATTCGGTTACCGCAACATTTTGCAGTCCGTTTATGCGGTGCTGTATATCTTTTACTTTGTCATAGAGTTCTGTTTTGCTCATATTTTC
This portion of the Sulfurimonas sp. genome encodes:
- the serA gene encoding phosphoglycerate dehydrogenase — its product is MQKHTIVVCDHIHEAGLEMLRNDESINFIMAADEDKVKLLDIIEKADVAITRSSTDVDDKFIAHAKNMKAIVRAGVGVDNVDIPGCSKEGIIVMNVPTANTIAAVELTMAHMLSCMRMFPYSHNHLKEQRVWKREDWYGYELKGKKLGVIGFGNIGSRVAKRAQSFEMDIVAYDPYINPSKVTDLNMVYTKNFEDILACDIITIHTPKNKETVNIINSAEIAKMKDGVVLINCARGGLYNEEALYTGLKSGKIRFAGIDVFVKEPATNNPLLDLDNVTVSPHLGANTYESQYNIGVQAAANAIAAAKGISYAHAMNLPIDESKIPSFVKPFLEMGQKIGFLESQLNKSQIVAIKVSGQGEIAKYVDSLATFVAVGAMSQISDDTINYVNADFIAKEKGIKIEFEALNDSSVYKNLITIKLTTAEGGTTTISATIFDDNIFRIVSIDGFDIEVAIKGDMIILKNQDVPGVIGNIGTTLAKHNVNIADFSLARNDKKQALAVILVDSIISDATLSELLKIDACSSVQYARL
- a CDS encoding efflux RND transporter permease subunit, coding for MFKKFQNAVFNGIQSPAKRNIILGATFAAFVLSVLMIAPSKMVLAKMLPGKNNDTFTIYTTLAEGSSIEQTKEVTECVGEFIKKEKEVEDFEVFLGMGAPLDFAGLIKGSHFKNSENVAEIVVNLSKKHHRGEPSYLMVQRMRPDIVQKCASLQDKTTISFVEPPAGPPVLAAIVAEVYGDDIEGMRELSSRVESVFKNTKGLVDIEVMQDEIYDKIEVEVDSIKVALSGVDVKQLNDILYLAFEGMQIAVKNSDVVNDQIPIYLSLSLESKKFSSKDINAIKAKLSSLKLMSHTGMMTSITELVKIVPKKSNPMIMSKNLHRMTNVMAETDMVSQVYPLMEARNAILDTFSDRYDIKKIGLFNLILTDKNSKNAYKLNWDGEMKVTLDTFVELGAAFIAALVLIFLLMVIYYKSYTLSGIILLGSFLSIIGVIVGHWIMDLFSTDTFFLTATSLIGFIALIGISSRNSLLLIDFTASLMKDGKMDKAEAIAYATATRAKPIFLTAAAIILASTLLAGDAVFGGLGVALIFGTIAAVVASLIVVPILLYNADLERHFSLDK
- a CDS encoding efflux RND transporter permease subunit encodes the protein MNSYKPTDIAGKLAAGFLRNPLSIVLGVFLLCIGYLALSIMPREENPQMVVSGSTVIVALPGASAAEIEKVIVKPLERKLKEVKGVENISSMAMDNVGIVNAAFFIGEKKEDSNLKVYDKIMQNYDIFPKGAMNPIIKPLDIDVDIPVVSVAFYSKDENMSKTELYDKVKDIQHRINGLQNVAVTELKGGNKHQFNVEVDLNKLSGYNISMGQIVQGVQSLSYSVPAVKNRTKDNEIIMLGVKNAIESAEDIGNIIVAQYMGSPIYLKQVAKIAYSHDIQNFKSATISKKDESGNFSPLQNQVTLTVSKLQGTNAVVIANAVKTELESYKEYLHNNGINYSITRNDGERANEAVNELVYHLLLSIVIIAILLVLVLGWRESLIVTFTVPAILAITLFVAYLTGQTINRITLFAFLLSLGLLVDAAIIVIENIHRHFHSKESANKSVDDIMVEATDEIGPPTNIATLAIIMTMVPMAFVGQMMGQFMKPIPANVPVALIASLFVAYIFTPYLAARMLKKPVFHDKEKH